Genomic segment of Polycladomyces abyssicola:
CCACGATGAAAGGATACCTTCAATACTGTGAACTCCCGCTGGTCTCCTCCGACTTCAACGGCAACGACCACTCGGCCATTATTGATGCACCCTCGACGATGGTGATCAGCGAGAAGCAGGTGAAAGTGCTGGCGTGGTACGATAACGAATGGGGCTACTCTTGTCGTGTGGTCGATTTGGTCAAGCATATTGGTTCGTTTCTGAACCATGAAACGAAAGTGAGACAAGAAGCTACGGTCTGACAATGGATTCCCCGCCAATCTCACCATGTTGACCGGCAAGGAGAGGAACGGACGGACGACTCTCACAGCCGGTTTTTTCTTTTTGTCTCACGTTGATTTCCTGTTGCAAATTTCCTGTAAGATGGAATACTATCAAAGCGACGGACTGGGCAAAGCGCTTTACATACGAAACAGTTAACGGTCCAATACGGGGAGGAATGTTGCATGCGGTGCCCATTTTGCGGGAGCATGGGAAGCCGGGTTCTGGACTCCCGTCCGGCCAACGAGGGAAAATCGATCCGTCGGCGTCGCGAATGCGAGGCGTGCGGCAGGCGGTTCACCACCTTTGAAACTGTGGAGGAAAAACCACTGATGGTGATTAAGAAGGACGGGGGCCGGGAGGTATTTAGCAGAGAAAAAATCCTGCGGGGCTTGTTCCGCGCGTGTGAAAAGCGTGATGTGCCCCTGGAACGGCTGGAAGCGCTCGTGGATGAAATTGAACGTACCTTGCGCGAGCGGGGGGAAACGGAAGTTCCCACCAAGGAGATTGGCGAGATGATCATGGAGCGACTGGTGGATGTGGACGAAGTGGCTTATGTGCGGTTTGCATCCGTCTACCGTCAATTTCAGGATATCGATGCATTTGTACGGGAATTGGAGGATTTGCTGAACAGGACGGGAAAATCCTGATCTTGTCGAACCGGTGTGGCTCAGTGGCGGTTATGTCGCTTTCGTTTTCCTGTGATAAAATAAGAGAACGATTTTGGACGAAGCGACGGGGGGCTTGGTGGATGTCGATGTTATGGAATCAGTGTACACCTCGCGACGAATGGATCTGCCGAACCCGCCGCCCCATCCATCTGGCGGATATCATCGGATTGTTGCATTTGTATCAACCCATCGTCGGTTCGACCGCCATCGCTCTGTATCTCACCCTGGCGTATCAGGCACCGCCGGATCGGGCTGGTCGATCGGATGCCCATTCCCATTTGTATCTGATGAATCTGCTGTCCGTTTCTTGGCAGGATTTGTTGGAAAATCGATTTTTACTGGAAGGTGTGGGTCTGCTCAACACGTATGAGGTTCGTGACAACCCGACCTACCGGATCGAGTACGAGTTGGTGCCGCCATTGGTTCCGGAGCGCTTTTTCCAAAGTGATGTACTCAGTATTACGTTGTATCACCGTTTGGGCAAGGATGCCTATCTGGCACTCCGGCGGCAGTTGTTGAACAAAGAAGGAGATACAGGTGAACCGGATGAGAGAGTGAATGTCACCAAATCGTTTCAGGAAGTATTCGGATGTTTGTCTCCTTCGGAGGTGGCGGCTGCACAGGCGGATACCCAATCGTTTTTGCCGTTGGAGCGGGAGCCATCAGAGGTGAAGGATGGACAAGCCCCGCCGTTTCACTGGGATGAGGATACGTTTGATATGATCCGTTCCCGCTTGAAAACGGTGATTCCGGATGAGGCGTGGACGGATGAGGTGAAGCGGCAAATTCAGGAGATCCGATTCCTGTACGGACTGAGTGATCCGGATTTGCTTCGGGCGTTGCAAAATCCGTATATCACCAGGGGCGGTGAGATTGACATCGAGCGCTTGCGCCGGTTCGTCAAAAAAGAATACCGGTTGCAGTACGGCGAACCGCCGATGATTAAAAAGAAAGCGTTGATGTCAGAAGAAGGGAAAAAGGCGGCTTTACCCGAACCGGAGGAATCACCTGATGCGATGACGGAAGAAGAGAAACATATCCGGGAACTGGAGCAACTGTCACCCTTGGAATTGCTGTCGTATTTTCAGGATGGTATGCGTATCCCGGATGCCGATGTCGAATTGGTCGCCCGTCTGATGCACGAATACGGTTTGCCACATGGTGTGATCAACGTCCTGCTGGAATACGTGTTGTATACGCATGACTACAAACTGCCCAAAGCCTTGGTGGAAAAAATCGCCGGTCATTGGAAACGAAGAAAAGTGCGAACCGCTCGGGAAGCGATGGAAATCGCCCGCCGCGAATTGAATTGGGAGTGGAAAAAACAGTCGGAGAACAGACGATTTACCTCGGCAGGCTCCCGGACC
This window contains:
- the nrdR gene encoding transcriptional regulator NrdR, yielding MRCPFCGSMGSRVLDSRPANEGKSIRRRRECEACGRRFTTFETVEEKPLMVIKKDGGREVFSREKILRGLFRACEKRDVPLERLEALVDEIERTLRERGETEVPTKEIGEMIMERLVDVDEVAYVRFASVYRQFQDIDAFVRELEDLLNRTGKS
- a CDS encoding replication initiation and membrane attachment family protein; amino-acid sequence: MSMLWNQCTPRDEWICRTRRPIHLADIIGLLHLYQPIVGSTAIALYLTLAYQAPPDRAGRSDAHSHLYLMNLLSVSWQDLLENRFLLEGVGLLNTYEVRDNPTYRIEYELVPPLVPERFFQSDVLSITLYHRLGKDAYLALRRQLLNKEGDTGEPDERVNVTKSFQEVFGCLSPSEVAAAQADTQSFLPLEREPSEVKDGQAPPFHWDEDTFDMIRSRLKTVIPDEAWTDEVKRQIQEIRFLYGLSDPDLLRALQNPYITRGGEIDIERLRRFVKKEYRLQYGEPPMIKKKALMSEEGKKAALPEPEESPDAMTEEEKHIRELEQLSPLELLSYFQDGMRIPDADVELVARLMHEYGLPHGVINVLLEYVLYTHDYKLPKALVEKIAGHWKRRKVRTAREAMEIARRELNWEWKKQSENRRFTSAGSRTKAIREEKLPHAVAMQMERAQQQATQTRDDARAVEKNSESLAEKRARIQAKLTLMRKRLGEKGNRQ